The Chryseobacterium sp. 52 genome includes a region encoding these proteins:
- a CDS encoding M56 family metallopeptidase — protein MLTIILKIILCSSVCITVYYLFLEKEKMYRFNRFYLLFSLVLSYVIPFISITVQQPKPENKPQLIFEDTAQQIILAQPVQDSFNWIIIVWIIYGVITFFFLIRSILSIRAVKKMQGEKRIYQNQILVVTKENLSPFSFWNTIYLGEDYIKNNVIDPRIFLHEKSHLEQKHSIDLIFMDVLKIFTWFNPVLLFYKKAIITNHEFLADEAVLNSRYNVKEYQNLILEEIINIQNIPFTHTFNFNNTKKRFIMMTAKKSKFILLKKTAGITVIIVAAALFTERTYANSPTPAEDVQKISSNVTSSLSTQDPYQDFKDILSKYSDLLNQGKYAEFSKKVSDDDKKKLEELYPYLTDTQKNEQKIIFFNTPDLIKKVPTENELKSFLDKSNYAVWIDSKKVDNSSLNRYKTSDFASIIISGVSKNARTAKNPQPYQVSLMTHDYFEKKKEEKPHTAMGIKKESIKEITDAIPLKETTQTDNNEGKNTNINTNQNTTEAEYPGGKAALRKKIGMTVDTSLFSSKNGTLSSTVYIHIDENGKGTKVTGSGNNEVFTNEIIKTAELINNETVWKPATKDGKAVASIYKLPATMTFQ, from the coding sequence ATGTTAACTATTATTCTAAAAATAATTCTGTGTTCATCAGTATGCATTACTGTGTATTATTTGTTTTTGGAAAAGGAGAAAATGTACCGGTTCAACAGGTTTTATTTACTGTTTTCTTTGGTGCTTTCCTATGTGATCCCATTTATTTCGATTACGGTACAGCAGCCAAAACCGGAAAATAAACCACAGCTGATCTTTGAAGATACGGCACAGCAAATCATTTTGGCACAACCGGTACAGGACAGTTTCAACTGGATCATTATTGTATGGATCATCTATGGAGTCATTACTTTTTTCTTTCTGATAAGAAGTATTTTATCTATCAGAGCCGTAAAAAAAATGCAGGGAGAAAAACGTATTTACCAGAACCAGATTCTTGTAGTAACAAAAGAAAATCTTTCGCCATTCAGCTTTTGGAATACCATTTATTTAGGTGAAGATTATATAAAAAATAACGTCATTGATCCGAGGATTTTCCTGCACGAGAAAAGTCATCTTGAACAGAAACACAGCATTGACCTTATCTTCATGGATGTTTTAAAGATCTTCACATGGTTCAATCCGGTTCTTTTATTTTACAAGAAAGCGATCATTACCAACCATGAATTTCTTGCAGATGAAGCTGTTCTGAACAGCAGATACAATGTTAAAGAATATCAGAATTTAATCCTTGAAGAAATCATAAATATCCAGAATATTCCCTTTACCCACACCTTTAATTTTAACAACACCAAAAAACGATTTATTATGATGACCGCCAAAAAATCAAAATTCATTCTATTGAAAAAAACAGCCGGTATCACGGTTATTATTGTGGCAGCCGCTTTATTTACAGAAAGAACATACGCCAATAGCCCAACACCTGCCGAAGATGTTCAAAAAATCAGCAGTAATGTGACTAGCAGCTTGTCAACACAGGATCCATACCAGGATTTTAAAGATATTCTGAGCAAATATTCCGACCTCCTAAACCAGGGAAAATATGCAGAATTCTCTAAAAAAGTTTCTGATGATGACAAGAAAAAACTGGAAGAGCTTTATCCATACCTGACTGATACACAAAAGAATGAGCAGAAAATCATCTTCTTCAATACTCCTGACTTAATAAAAAAAGTTCCTACTGAAAATGAACTGAAATCATTCCTGGATAAAAGCAATTATGCTGTGTGGATTGACTCTAAAAAGGTAGATAACAGCAGCCTGAACAGGTACAAAACATCCGACTTTGCCAGTATTATCATCAGTGGTGTTAGTAAGAACGCAAGAACAGCAAAAAATCCTCAGCCTTATCAGGTGAGTTTAATGACTCATGATTATTTCGAGAAAAAGAAGGAAGAAAAACCTCATACGGCCATGGGAATCAAAAAGGAAAGTATCAAAGAGATTACAGATGCTATTCCTCTTAAAGAAACAACACAGACAGATAACAATGAAGGTAAAAACACAAATATAAACACCAATCAAAATACTACTGAAGCAGAATACCCGGGCGGAAAAGCCGCTTTAAGAAAAAAAATAGGTATGACAGTAGACACAAGCCTGTTCAGTTCTAAAAATGGAACACTCAGTTCAACGGTTTACATCCACATTGACGAAAATGGAAAAGGAACAAAAGTAACAGGGTCAGGAAATAATGAGGTATTTACCAACGAAATTATAAAAACCGCCGAGCTCATCAACAATGAAACGGTATGGAAGCCCGCCACTAAAGACGGAAAGGCAGTAGCCTCCATCTACAAACTGCCGGCAACCATGACTTTTCAGTAA